The nucleotide window CGGTTTCATTCCCTGCATAATAATCATTTCGACAGAGGTACCTGTTTCCATCGGAAAAGTACAAAAGATCTGTATCGGTATCGTACGCCAGACCCACTATGTTACTGTCTCGGAAGGCCCGCTGATAGATGGTATGCACGGTAGGTGGAACAGCGAAAGAGGATTGCCAGTATGGGAAAAGCTTGATACTATCCACATCCGCAAACATCACAGACATGGGAGGTTCTGAGCCAcagggaatgaatgaatgaagcaaTATGAATTAGGCACTATTTTGATCACAGTTACACATAGAGGGCGAAGGCTACAATAATTAAGACATTGGCGTTATTGTGAGCAGAGTTCCACATGAAGGATGAAGGCTACAATAATTATGACTTCGGCACTATTTTGATCACAGTTACACATAGAGGGCGAAGGCTACAATAATTAAGACATTGGCGTTATTGTGAGCAGAGTTCCATATAAAGGATGAAGGCTACAATAATTATGACTTCGGCACTATTTTGATCACAGTCACACATAGAGGGCGAAGGCTACAATAATTAAGACATTGGCGTTATTGTGAGCAGAGTTCCATATAAAGGATGAAGGCTACAATAATTATGACTTCGGCACTATTTTGATCACAGTCACACATAGAGGGCGAAGGCTAAAATAATTAAGACATTGGCGTTATTGTGAGCAGAGTTCCATATAAAGGATGAAGGCTACAATAATTATGACTTCGGCACTATTTTGATCACAGTCACACATAGAGGGCGAAGGCTACAATAATTCAGACATTGGCGTTATTGTGAGCAGAGTTCCATATAAAGGATGAAGGCTACAATAATTATGACTTTGGCACTTTTTTGATCACAGTTTCTCATAGAGGGCGAAGGCTACAAAAATTATGACTTTGGCACTACTTTGATAGAGGATGAAGGATACAATGAATATGACTTTCACAGTATTTTGACCTTCGTTCCACTTGGAGGATAAAGGCTACAAGAAATAAGACATAGGCTGTATCTTGACTACAGTTCCACGTGGAGGATAAAGGCCACAATAAATACGACTTTGACGGTATTTTGAACACAGTTCCACATGGAGGATGAAAGTTACAATGAAAATGACTTTGGCAGTGTATTGACCACAGTTCACCACAGAGGATGAAGGATACATTGACAGTATTTTGACCTTCGTGCCACATGGAGGATAAAGGCTACAAGACGGTATTTTAAGCACAGTTCCACATGGAGAATGAAGGCAGAGTGCAGTGACTATCCACATAAAAGGAACGGTGTTCCGACATGAGAAACAATAACAAAGTTAACGCCTCATTCTATTTATTCATCCTACTCAGCTGAGCCTAGATAACAACCTTTAGATCATATTGACCGTGTTTAACATCTCTAGCTAGGCCAGGCAAAAACCGCAGTGGCATATTCACGAATATACCTTTGTGCAGTTTAAACAAGGTTATTGACTTTAACATGTAGATGTGcatcatgtacatacaggtaatacatacaggtaacacatacaggtaacacatacaggtatgaATCCACGAGCTTTTCAGGCAAGGATTCCGCTCATGAATAGTGTGGATTCAGTCCGCCACTGATAAACCTGACAACTATCACATAGGTAAATAATGctggagtatggcattaaacaactgtcaaataaataaatctagttattttgaaatttaccgTCACATGACAGCGTTTCTGAATTGAACACGTGCCTTCCCCCCACAGGACAGAGACAGGTGTTTGTGGGTGAACTAGGGGCGCCCTCTGCCGTGCGGACACAATCCCCGAAACAATTAGTCCCGTCTGTACTGCACACTTCAATCTCTGAAATGAATGGGAAATGTGGATAAATACTGGGAATAATTGACGAAGACACTAAACCGGTCTGACTTTACTCGGGAAATAGTAGCGACATTGTCACATGGAAAAtagaaacataaaataataaaaaataatttttaacataaaatcatCTTACCTGGACAGATTCCTTTTGTCGTGTATAATATCATCTTAACTGTCCATGAAACATTTTCTTGCGTACAAAATAGTCTTACCTGTCCATGATATCTCTTGTCGTGTATAAAATCCCCTTACCTGTCCATATTACCTTTTGTTTGCGTATAAAATCATCTTACCTGTCCATAATACATTTTCTTATGTACAAATTTATCCAACCTCTCTATAATACCTTTTGTTTGCGCATAAAAGCATCTTACCTGTCCATAATACATTTTCCTGTGTACAAAAATCGTCTTACCTGTCCATGATACCTTTTGTCATGTATAAAATCGTCTTACCTGTCCATGATACCTTTTGTCGTGTATAAAATCATCTTACCTGTCCATGATACCTTTTGTCGTGTATAAAATCGTCTTACCTGTCCATGGTACCTTTTGTCGTGTATAAAATCGTCTTACCTGTCCATGGTACCTTTTGTCGTGTATAAAATCGTCCTACCTGTCCATGATACCTTTTGTCATGTATAAAATCGTCTTACCTGTTCATGATACCTTTTGTCATGTATAAAATCGTCTTACCTGCCCACGATATCTTTTGTCGTGTATAAAATCAACTTACCTGTCAATGATACCTTTTGTCGTGTACAATATCATCTTAACTCTTCGTGATACCTTTTGTTCTATATGGAATCATCTTAGTTGCCCATAAcgtcttttaaaaaaaaaaaagcaacgtACCTGTCTATTATGCCTTTTGTCGTGTACAAAATCACCTGTCTTTTGTCGCGTTTAAAATCATCTTATCTGTTCGTGATAAATTTTCTCGCATATAAAATCATCTTCGTTTAGTCGTGTTTAGAACCATCTTAACTCTTCATGGCACCTTTTGTTGTGTATCGAATCATTTTACTTGCCCAGGATGTGTTTTCTCACATATAAAATCAACTTACCTGTACATGATACCTTTTGTCATGTATGAAATCATCTTACCTGTCAATGATACCTTCTGTCATATATAAAATCATCTTAACTGTCAATGATACCTTTTGTCATGTATAAAATCATCTTTCCTGTCCATGATAGCTTTTGTCATGTATAAAATCATCTTACCTGTCAATGATACCttttgttgtgtataaaatCATCTTACCTGTCAATGATACCTTTTGTTGTGTATGAAATCATCTTACCTGTCAATGATACCttttgttgtgtataaaatCATCTTTCCTGTCCATGATAGCTTTTGTCATGTATGAAATCATCTTACCTGTCCATGATACcttctgtcatgtataaaatCATCTTACCTGTCAATGATACCttttgttgtgtataaaatCATCTTTCCTGTCCATGATAGCTTTTGTCATGTATAAAATCATCTTACCTGTCAATGATACCttttgttgtgtataaaatCATTTTACCCGCCCATCATGTCCTTTGTTGCGTTTAAAAATATCCTACTGGATAATTTTGTTGTGTATTGAATCATCTTTCTTGCATATGATGTCTTTTATCGCGTATAAAATCATCTTACCTGTTAATGATACTTTTTGTCGTATATAAAATCATCTTAACTTGACATAATACCTTCTGTATAAAATCATTTTAGCCGCCCATGGTACCTTTTGTTGTGTATGGAATCATCTAAGTTGCCCATGGTGTCTTATGTCACGTTTAAAATCATCTTACCTGTTCATAACACCTTTTGTCGTGTATAAAATCATCTTACCTGTCAATGATACCTTTTGTCGTGTATAAAATCATCTTACCTGTCAGtgatactttttgttttgtatgaaaTCATCTTTCTTGCCCATGAAGTTTTTTGTAGTGTATAAAATCATCTTACCTGTCAATGATACCTTCTGTCGTGTATAAAATCATCTTATCTGTCAATGATACTTTTTGTTGTGTATGAAATCATCTTAACTGTCAATGATACCttttgttgtgtataaaatCATCTTACCTGCCAATGATACTTTTTGTTGTGTATGAAATCATCTTTCTTGCCCATGAAGTTTTTTTTGTAGTGTATAAAATCATCTTACCTGTCAATGATACCTTCTGTCGTGTATAAAATCATCTTACCTGTCaatgatactttttgttttttatgaaaTCATCTTACCTGTCAATGATACCttttgttgtgtataaaatCATCTTACCTGCCAATGATACCTTTTGTCGTGTATAAAAACATCTTAACCCTTCATGATACCTTTTGTTGTGTATAAAAATCATCTTACCTGTCAATGATACCTTTTGTTATGTATAAAATCATCTTACCTGTCCATGATACCTTTTGTTCTGTATAGAATCATCTTAGTCGCCCATCATGTCTTTTGTCCTGTATACAATCAGCTTACCTGTCAATAATATCTTTTGTCGTGTACAAAATCATTTTACCTGTCCATGATACCTCTTGTCGTGTATACTTGATTTTGTCGGCGCTCAAGTGGTTTTGTAGCACGCTGATAGTACCAGATTTTCTCTCATATGACATAACGGAATTTTCCACCTGGTCCGtccaaaataaagaaaatcccATTGAAGTAACATCGGCAGCACCCTGTAAACAAGTTGAAGCCGAAAGATATTCAGAGTGGTAAGCAATTAGTACGCAGAACAATAttgaatgttttcaaattgaaGATTATTCATTGACAGACCTCGCACAGAACATACCGTCAGTGAGATTTCAAGTCGTCGAGTCTTGAGATTACTGCCCAGATTAACAAGGGAAATCTCATACACGCACCATGATTGGTCTGAGGATGTCAGATCAGATGCGACAAAATATAAAGCGGAATTAGACGAGCTGATGGAGATGGAGTTTATTTGGATGTCGCCGTTGATGTCCAAAATTATTTTCTTCTGTTGAAAACCTGCCATGTTCATTTGCCAGAGAAAATCAGATCCGTTGTCTCTGTCAGCGAAGTACACCAGTCTGAAATTAAACGGAATAAGGGAATAATAGGCAATTAATAACACGATACAGTCAAACTGTTAATAATGTATTGTGTAAGTTAATGCTGTGTCTGTGGGTACTTGGGAAACCAACTCCGTCCACGTGGAGTAACTTTTCGTCTTAAATATCTTAAATCAACTGCCTGAGAGCAAAAATCAGTGAATTTGGTTTTCAAGCAGCAGATACGTTTTAGAGTTTCAGGGAATGATGGACAGACGGCTTAGTAAGGAGACTATTTCCTTGCATAGAACATCCAGAGACACGGTAAAACTAATGGTTCAACACCCTGAAATGCGAGGGGCTTAGGCGGGTTATAATCAATATGGCATTCTGATACTGGTAATTTGGTAGTCTGTTAGGCCTGTGTTTTACCGGCTTTATTTACCGtttatatgttattttttacttattcCTTTGGAAACTGTTTTTGGTTGTGTTAGAAATGGGTCTTGGGATTATCGACTTGAGTGGTTCACGAAAGCTGGACTTGATGTTTGGGTTTTCAAAGCATATTGTTGTTATTAAGTTTGCAGAACAATACATAAGAGTTGTACTGTATACATTGTTggctttcttttcctttaaaccaAGTGTAAACGGTCCACAATGATGAAACCGTCCGTGCAATGTTGAAGCGAACTACACATGAACAAACATCACAACAGACACGTGTTTCGCTTCCTCCACAGATGGGCTTAGACCCGTACCCATGTAGCAGGTCCAGTGACAGGGCATGGGGTTTCGTCGCCATGTTGGTAAGGATGTAGCGGCTTCGATCTCTCAGATTCACCATTTCCACTTTGTGCCACGAGTAGACCGAACCGTTACACATTACAATGCCGTAGTTCGTGAAGTACAGGTGTCTCTGCGCGTAATCCACAGCCAGATCTGACATGGAAAACACATATAGCAATTTTAACATGAAGATACATTGGATTGTTCTAATGTACAGAGATATTTACTTTCACCAAAGCCTAGACTACAATGCATTGCTTTATTTTGCCTACAGTAATGTTCGCCGCTGCGATTCGTTTTCGTGCCTCTTTAAATCGATTACATTCATCATCATTTAACCTGAGTGACATTCCTAATTACTGTGTTTTGAATACACTGGAGCtgctattttatattttcaagcACCAAGAAAACCTCATTATATGATCAACAGATTTTCACACTTTGCCTTGATCAAAACACAATGTTCTAAAGTAAAAACACGACACCAAGCCAGTCCAGATATATCCTCTTACCCATCAGGCCTACATCTCTTACCATCAACCAAACCGACACCATCATCGGCAGACAGAAAAATTTGAGCTCCGGAACCATTAAACAGCACCCGATAAATCCTACTCTCTTTGATATCACTGTAGAAAACGGCCTGGAAGTGGAAAATGGAGGCTTTATTTTCCTCTTGTGTTTGGATTGTTTCTTCCTTCGATGTGTCAGTCTAAGGCAACAGCGTGGCAGAGCAAAACTGTTCCTCATGAATTTATGTCACTATTTTTCACATCAAATTAGACTTATCCATCCGTCCATCTAATTACCTAAGGACGGACACTCGAACATCTAAGTATATGTATTAGCAGACATTTGACAATCCTAAACTTAAATTGTAATGTAGTGTTAGGTCTTGGCAAAACTAAGTGaagttaacaaaatatttcttttacacatacatacatacttaaaataatttattcagagACCAAATATTACCTCCTTCATCAAGTCAATTTTTATAACCATAAAGACCTGCCTGTTCAATCGGATCGTACGCTAATCCCATTGGCTGTCTTGCTCTTCCAATCAACGTGCGCTGCATTTCGGTTGGCTTATTCAAATCGATGAAGCCAACCTCTCCATTCTTTGCCGACGTGTAAAGAAGAATTTCCGAAGGAACTATCAGAAAAGGacacaaacattttaatcaaacaaaatgacTTCATTCGATGCAATGAGAAACAAGTGCTGCAAgaccaaaatgaaatataggGTAAATATAACCAGAAAGATTCGAAGACATAATAGCAAAATCGAACAGTCTGCATTTCATAAAACTTTACACCTTCGTTTTATTTTGACACGTTCGCTAAACACGTATCTGGAATTTTGAGCATCTATGCTTGTATGGAATTGGTGGCACCGAATAAGTGCTTTCATTTATAATAAGCTTTGACAACACAAGTAAGCTTAACACCACAAGTAAGCTTTGACAAAATAAGTAAGCTTTGACAACACAAGTAAAGCTCTGACAACACAAGTAAACTTTGAAAACACAAGTAAGCTTTGACAACACGAGTAAGCTTAACACCACACGTAAGCTTTGCCAACACAAGTAAAGCCCTGACAACACAATTAAGCTTAACACCACAAGTAAGCTTTGACAACACAAGTAAGCTTTTGACAAAATAAGTAAGCTTTGACAACACAATCAAACCTCTCAAGTTAAGACAACAAAGGCCGCATACAATTTCACATTATCACAATGCCCAGATTTCATTCTGCAATTTCACAAAAGCGCAGCGCCCTGATTTAATTTTACAATTTCACAATACCACGGCGTCCAGACTTACTTTTGCAAAGCCTATCATCAGCCAATGAGTAGCCTCCATAGGTAGGACATGTGCACTGATATCCGTACTGATCACTCGGCAAACACATATGAGAGCACGGGATGGCCTTCCTTGTACCACATGGGACAGACACTGCATGAAAAAAtgagacccccccccccaaagaaaattaataaaaaatttttCCTCCTCTCATAATCAAACTTATAAGTTGTTGAAAAATCATGAGCTTGCCTATGTTAACCTTATGTAATTTAGTTTACTTATTTGTAACCTGAAATTACAACCGATTTCTAAGAGATGTTAGCAAATCAGCAAAGAATCTGACAAATATCCCATTGTCCAATCAGCTGTCTTGAGCGTTCAATGTTATTAAATAATTCAAAGCAATGGATGGATCTCTTATTCTACTTTGTGACCATGTATAACAATGGAAACAACTCATTACTGGAGTCCACACCCGACAAACTCTAATTTGTCCCTCAACCGAGAGGAATTACACTGTCCCCTGTCAATGCAATTCAAAAGTAGTTATTGctgcgagtgagtgagtgagtgaaattataaatttggcgttttccaagCCCTGAAAAGGGATGGGGTGCACGCCACACTTAACAGCAAGAGTAAATCTATACTACGTTACAAGAGATAACACTCAAATAAACGGGATGAAGTTATTGCTGTAGAAAAGTCTTCACGTGAAGACAAGTCGAACTGAGCAAGGAAACTACTAGCCATGTATTGACTGACAGGTCCCTGGCCAATTAGCCGCGTCTAAATCGGATAGACTTCGTTAAATAAAATCTGCGGTATGGCACGCCATATAATGCCGATGATTTTTCATAGTAACCTATATCCTATACTCAGTTTGTGGTTATATCAGTAAGTGATAAGCACCGTTGACATCTTCTTCGGTGCGCCTTGCAACAATCGCGAACAAGTCTGTACAATTCTGCAGATCCCCGACCTCCATCACACGGGATAATTCCCCATTGGTCGACAGGAGGAAGATCCGCCCATCACGAAGCGTGGCCATGTACTGCCCACTGTCAACGGTCAGGCCAAACAAGGATGACTCATTAGTCAGGATTGACAGGTCAGAGAAAATAGCTTGCGTATCCCCGTCACCAGTGCTTGCCATCATCTTGTTTGTCCATCCGTCCACCCAAAGCAAAGAACTGGagagaaaaaaggaaacaacGCCAGGTCGTGACAAATCTCTGAACTCATGCAGTGAATAGTCCCAGATTTTATGGCAAAAATATCCTTATTAGCTAATCAAATCAGCTTTTCTCTATGTACCAAGAATGGGCCAATTTATTGCCTCTCAGAAAATATTAGACCCATaactgtactatttatagtctTAACAtgattgtaaagtttgaaaaagttataaatcAAACCACGCTATAAATGTTATGAACCTTATTTTGGATTTTGAACAGAAACACCTGTACTTTTATATTGCCAAAAGTCTCCGACACAGcctagtttgatttattttgtcttattgTATCTGCTAACGACTAGTTAAAGTATTCTAAGTGAAGGAGAATGGCTTAACGTCATATTGGCGTACTACAGTCATATCGTGGCGGTATGAGACAACTGTTCAGGATGCTTTGTACAGTATGGGCAACACAAGCCAATGCATCTTTTCTCTTTTGTAAAACACTGACTGACTTCTCTGTCTTAAATAGGGTTGAAAATCCTGAATATTAAACTGTTTTGCAAAACCTACttctaagtgaaatgttataGTTATACCATAGGCACTCCGATTAGGTTTTAAGCTCGTCATACACGTGAGCTGGTCAAtaagttagcgcgctagcccagcgtaatgacccagaagcctctcaccaatgcagtcactgtgagttaagtccagcccatgctggcctcctctcaggccgtacgtgggaaggtctgtcagggatggtcgtgggtttcccccaggctctgcccactttcctcccaccataatgctcgtataattgaaatattcttgagtacggcgaaaaataccaatcagataaataaaaaaataaatacacgtgAGCTTAACACACAACTCAAATCAACCCGATACAACGACGCGAATCAACAGAAGTTGCACTCCAGTCGGTATAGACGTATATATGCTATTCAATCTGGAAGTCTTATTCGGCCATCACCGACTTGGACCAACTCCATTCCACCGGTAGTGTTGAGTGGCGTgttaagctctcgtgtatgcATGCGAAGCTTCATAAACCAAAGCTCGCATCTATCCAGCAACTTAAGacataaattgcaagtgcttttaaagccaaactcagaacaggaactCAAactgtggttggtacattgttgTGCAATAAAGAATTTGGGTAAAAAttcctagagcaaaacattttgattgTAGCTGTGCTTGAATTTTGGGTTATGAATTTTGAAGCTTTGCCATAGCTGCTTTACCTGAACCCACTTTTCTAGAAAGGTTTCCTCGTTATCGCATGTGGTTTCCTGTTTCGATTCGTTTACCTTCTGTAGGAATCCCAAACGACAGCGTTAGGCCAGATGGTATCATTCAATAATATCGCTCGCTCACTGCCGTCAAGACGAGATCTGTGTATGTGACCCGTTCCTTGGTCGCCCCAGAACAGATACCTGGGAAGGAATCGTAAACATCACGTGCGTGGCAAAGTTCTAATTGTATGTACGTCATTATGAATATTCACAAACAATGCCAGTAAGAGCTTAGGCTATAAATGTGGTAGTCTTTTCTAAGCAATGAAAGTTCACCTTCAGTCGTAAACACATGGTAAATTACATATCATTGATTTGCGCCGTGAAACAGTCCTTCTGCAGTAGGCCCTACCACATAAAccacctgacttaaagcc belongs to Liolophura sinensis isolate JHLJ2023 chromosome 9, CUHK_Ljap_v2, whole genome shotgun sequence and includes:
- the LOC135474963 gene encoding low-density lipoprotein receptor-related protein 5-like; translated protein: MVIKIDLMKETDTSKEETIQTQEENKASIFHFQAVFYSDIKESRIYRVLFNGSGAQIFLSADDGVGLVDDLAVDYAQRHLYFTNYGIVMCNGSVYSWHKVEMVNLRDRSRYILTNMATKPHALSLDLLHGLVYFADRDNGSDFLWQMNMAGFQQKKIILDINGDIQINSISISSSNSALYFVASDLTSSDQSWCVYEISLVNLGSNLKTRRLEISLTGAADVTSMGFSLFWTDQVENSVMSYERKSGTISVLQNHLSADKIKYTRQEVSWTEIEVCSTDGTNCFGDCVRTAEGAPSSPTNTCLCPVGGRHVFNSETLSCDEPPMSVMFADVDSIKLFPYWQSSFAVPPTVHTIYQRAFRDSNIVGLAYDTDTDLLYFSDGNRGSIYVKNTGTNKRWRFFDSRDLPPMSRRHPQVIDSLSLDKVTNPKRLLWTSYAEGLICAMDTSGSNATYRQLIKGLQQPRALIVDEYAKMLYWSECGADGKIRGATLAGENVVTVFEDGLTWPNSILLNPETHQMYIADGADGRIYICDSNETEWSCGMLNNSGGIMHIFSILLLDEYLYLTSWQPPSVDRLNLVTGVRDVVVQGLTRPTQMLAIPTKKRSRGCENNRSDCGFSEKLGGRDSSMDKYLLFGLLGAFLTIIFVVVAVVLWRKKDCLIHRDVDDGRRQTDHTILVTHQHSPEPCSPTDKLAAHFVEHQL